From the Palleronia sp. LCG004 genome, the window ATCCTCGGGCAGTCGGTTCAGGCTTGCGTCACCTGATCGCGGATATAGATACAGTCGTATCGTAATGAAAGGGAGAAGATGGCCGGACGTCCCCGCTCTATCGATCGTGACAAGGTTCTGAATGCCGCCGAGGCGCTCGTGATTGCAGAGGGCGCGTCCGCGCTCAGCTTCGACGCCGTGGCGAAAGCCGCGGGGATCACCAAGGGCGGCGTGCAATATGCCTTCGGGACGCGCGACAATCTGATCCGGTCGATGATCACCCGCTGGGAAGACGCCTTCGACGCGGACGTGGCCCGGCGCTCCGGGCCCGATCCTTCGGGTCGGGCGCTGATCCTGGGACACCTCGCGGCGATGCGGGATGCAGAGGAGGCGGATCATTCCCGTGCCGCCGTGGCGGTAACCACGCTTCTGCAGCACCCCGATCGGCTGTCGGAGACGCGCGATTGGTATGCCGCGCGCCTCGCGGGTCTCGACCTGACGGACCCGGACGATCGGCGGCTTGCGACCAGCTTCCTCGCCGCCGAGGGCGCATTCCTGCTGAAGGCCTTCGGTTTGCTGGCTCTTTCCGAGACCGAATGGAAGGCGCTGTTCGACGATATGCTTTCCGCCAATGCGTCCGATCCGGCGGATGCGCCACGAGAGGACGACTGAACGCGACGACCCCCTGTGCGTGTCGCGGGATCACCTGATGACGTACGAGGAACGGCGCGGAGGTCCGCATATTGCGAGCTTGTCTCGGCAGCGATCTCGAAGCCGCGGTGAACGGCTGGTCTCGGGAAGCCTTACTGGAAGGACGCGTCCTATCGCGAAGGTCGGTCTGGGCCACGGGCAACGCGATGATCTGCCCGGAATGTAAAATATCCCGCCGCGATACCGGAGATCGGCGTAGAGCCATTTCGGTCTGACGATACGCAGCACAGGCCTGCCCGAATCCGCTGCCACGGGCGTTCGACGACAAGTAGTGCTTCGCTGCCAGAGTCCGGTTAAGGTCGATGCGGTCGCGGCCGTGCGGATCATTCTACCGAACGGCCGAATAGCACGATTATCATGGCGAGGAGGGTGGCAGTGCCGAAAAGGGCAAGCCGCACCGGATCGCGATCGCGCCAGGCACCCAGCACGGCAATGGCACCTTGAAGCGCGTAGTACAGTGCGAATGCCCGCGACGCGTAACTGATGATCTCGAAGACGTCCGTCGTCCAGGTCATCACGAGGCCGGCAAACACGAGGACAGCGTACCCCTGTCGCGTGGTCACCTTTCCGGACGTGAGTTCGGCGATCAATCCTCCCGACCCGCTCGTATCCGCCACGGCAGCGCTGAGCTGGGCGCTCAAGGCGGCGACGACCAGAAGGATCGGAAGGATCGGGGCGACGATCTGCATGGCGTCGATGATCGCGGTCTCGTCCATCGACATCGTCCCGGAAGGCAGCGCATAGGCTAGAAGGCAGATATAGAGCATATAAATCGCAGTCGCGAGCGCCTGAGCCAACTTCATCGAGCGGATACGTGTTCGCACGTCGTAGGTCTCACCCAGGTAACGGGACGTCTCGAACCCCTGGACGGTCACGATCAGCCCGAAGGCCAGTGTCAGACCGGCCCATGGCGTCACCGCGGGGTCGGCAAAGGACAGCTCGCCCGCCGATGTCTGCCGGGCGAAAAACAGGACGAGACCACCGAGTAGCCCCGCGATGATCGACAGCTTGATTCCGACCGATACCTGCTCGAGCCGTTCCATCGCGGAAAAGCCGCGCGTCCAGCCGATCAGCAGGATCAGGATGAAGACGGCGCTGGAAAGGAGCCGCGCGTGGAACGTATCGTCCACCGGCGTCAGGCTCACGCCGAAAGCACCGAACAGGTTCAGGTAATAGGCGACCGACACGACATAGGCGAAGCACAGGGTCCAGGATGCCAGAGATTCAAGCCGAGCCTCCGCGGGAGGTCTTTGATCGGTTTCGGAGCCGATCCGAGCCATGTTGAAACGGATTGCCCCACCGAAGAGATAGGCGATTGCACAGAGTGCCAGCATGATCCCCGGCGCGTAGAGACCGTAGCTGCCTTCCAGTATCGGTCCCAGCACGAGGAACCCGCTTCCGATGATCGAGGCGAGGGGCGTGATGGTGGCACGCCAGAGACGGGCCCTCGAAAGCCTCGGATGGACCAGAGCAGCGGCGGCAAGAACCGTGACCCCGAGAATTATCACGCTCTGCAAATCTTACCTACCAATGAGATTTTCGGACAAGAGATCGGCTGCTGCACGGCAGCTTGCGAATGGTCGATCCAGTATTGCAACGCGCAACGCCGCCGGAAAGGGATTTTGAGCGTGATCGCCTTCATTGTTCCTGGAAAGGCGGCCGCGACGGCTCGATGAAGCTGCGCGTTCGGGAGAATGACCGCCTCGACAGTGCCGCGACACGTCGGGTGTCGGCGTGTTCACGACACACACGGGGCGAGGGCGGAGAGGGGGTCGTTCGCCGCAACCGAAAAGCGCTGGACCATGCGCTGCAAGTCGCGAAACGCTGTCCGGCTGCCTTGACGTTCCTGATACCTTGTATCGGTGGATAGGACCCGATGTGAGCCGTTTCCATTGGCCGACATGGAAAATCCAGACTGACGGCCCCCGGGGGTTGTGCAATGCCGAGATCGATGTAGCGTGATGTGAAGTATCGCATTCAAGCTTTTCGAGCCGTGATTTGTAAGAAGCCTTCACAGGGTCGGGTTTCGGGGAAGTCCTCCGGCACTCCGACACTTCCCCCAGAGCAGATGCAGGCTTCCGCGCCGAACTGGGCAATGTCCGATCATATCTCTGACGTTCGGTGAAAGCCTTGCCTCCCATTCTGCCGGTTCCCCCCATTATCGTTGACGTTCGGCGATCTTTGATACTGCGCGCGTTGCTGGTCGTGCTGTTCTGGATCGCATGTGCCACCTTATCGCTCGCGCAGGACGCCAATCCGTCCGAGAGGGTTGACTGGGACGCGGTGGCCGAACGTGCGGCCGGTCTTCTCGATGCCGAAGATGCAAGCGCCGACCTGCTGGACGAAACGCGTGCGCAACTTGCCGAGCAGCGCGCTGACGCCTTGGAGATCGCCGAGCGCGGATCGGTCCGGGCCCAGTCGCTGGCTGCGCAGATCGAGGCTCTGGGACCGCCACCTCCGGACGGCGTGCCGGAGCCCGGCCCGCTGGCCGAACGTCGGAATGAACTGGAAACGGCGCTCGCCGAAGCCAATGCGCCCGTCCTCGATGCGCGAGCGGCCTACCTGCGTGCCGATCTCCTGATCGCCCGCCTCGACGCAAGGCTGCTCGACCAGGCTGTCGCCAGCCTTGTCGAGCGTATGCCCAGCCCGCTGCTGCCCCGAAACTGGAGCGCGCTCACCGACGACTTGCGACAGCTTCTTCCTGCAGATGGAGAGGAGGTAGAGCTCCAGGAGGAGTTGCCGCCGATGGCCGCGTGGAGCGCCGGGCTTGCCTTTCTGGCCGCGGCGTTGGGCCTCATCTTCGTGGCGGAGCCGTTGGTCACCAATGGGCTCGAGCGCCTCCAACACCGAAGCCACCAGCGCATGCGGTACCGCCTGGTCGCGGCCCTGACGCTTCTGTTGCGATTGTTCATCCCCGGATTGGGGCTGCTCCTCATATTTCTGGCCCCGGCGGTGCTGGTTGTCGAGTTTCCAAATCACACCAGGCTCATCGTTGCTGCGGCAACCGCGCTTCTCGGGCTGAGCAGCGCTCATGTCCTCGGTCGCGCGCTGTTCGCTCCACGGCGCGCCGTGCTGCGGCCCTTCGACCTCGACGATGTCATGGCCCGCAGGGGCTATGGGCTGAGCCTCCTGCTCGGGGTGTTCCTGTCGGTGGACGCAATGTTCGAAGGGCTGGAGCAGGAGATCGCGTTCGCCCCGGCAAGTCAGTCGGTCCTGTCTCTGATCGTGGTCGTTGCGGGTGCAATTCCCGTTTTCCGGCTCGGGACGTTCCTGCGCCACCTCGATTCACCCGCGCATGCGGATGCCGAGCTGGGCGACGACCTGCGCCGTCTTTTCGCACGCTTCGTGCAGGGGGCGGCGATCGTGGCGCTGCTCGCGGCTCTCATAGGGTATGTGAACCTCGCACGCTTCGCGCTCGAGCCCACGGTGACGACGATCGGCCTCGTGGCGGTTCTGCTGTTCCTCCGCGCGCTGGTGATCGGTGTCCTGGTCAACGGCATCGACAGGACCACGCCGGATGAGGACGAGGCCGGCGCCTTGGTTCCCGTGGTCGTTTCCATACTCCTGTCCCTAGCTGCCCTGCCGTTGCTCGCCTTGATCTGGGGCGCGCGGGGGAGCGACCTTTCCGAAGCGTGGCGAGTGGTCACGGCAGGGATAAGGGTCGGAGACGCGACCCTGTCCCTGACCTCGATCGCGGTTCTCGTCGTGGTTTTCTTCGCCGGTCTCATCGCGACGCGGTTCACCCAGCGGTTCCTGCGCCAGTCCGTGTTCCGCCATTCGCACCTCGACCGCGGGGTCCGTTCGTCGGTCGTGACGGGTGCGGGCTATGTGGGGGTGACGCTGGCAGCGCTGATTGCGCTGTCGACCGCCGGTATCAGCCTTTCGAGCCTTGCCGTCGTGTTCGGCGCACTTTCGGTCGGGATCGGTTTCGGGCTCCAGCCGGTGGTTTCCAATTTCGTGTCGGGTCTCATCCTGCTGATCGAGCGTCCGGTAAAGGAGGGGGACTGGATCGAGGTCTCGGGCCATTCCGGCTACGTCCGCAAGATCGCGGTCCGCTCCACGCGGATCGAGACTTTCGACCGGTTCGACGTGATCGTCCCGAACTCCGATCTGATCGCGGGCGTGGTCAAGAACATGACGCTAACGTCGAAGGAAGGACGGATAATCATCCCGATCGGAGTTGCCTACGGCAGCGACGTCGCACGTGTTCGGGAGATACTTCTGGCCGCATCGGCGCGGCGACCCGAAGTGCTGGCCATCCCCTCGCCGACGGTTCTGTTCACGGATCTCGGCGACAGCCGGCTGGAATTCGAGCTGCGCTGCTATCTGAGAGACGTGAATACCTTGCTGATCGCGCGCTCGGAACTCCTGTTCGACATCTACGCCGAGCTGGTCGAGGCGGGCATCGAGATCCCGGTCCCCCAGCGCGGCCTGACCCTCGCCGGGCTCGACGAAATAGGCGAAGCGATCAAGGGACTTGCGAAACCAGGCTGAGCAGAATGCGCGGTCGGATCGTCCGATAAGCGAGTTGGCGAATGGAGTCGTATCAATCAGCCCCGCACATCGACGGGAGTTCCGGCCTGCAATCAGCTGCGAACGGTCGAGCCGCTCTCGCCGTTTGTACCCAACTGGCATCGGCTTCGTGCGAGCGCCATGCGTCATTCAGCCCGGGAGGGATCGCCTTGCATACGACGAAGATCCTTCTTTACCGACAGCACTTTGCATAGGATCCGGGAAGGTTCTGGAATGGGAGCTTGATATGAATGCGAAAGCGGTGACCTGTTTTCTTCTTTTCGGCCTCTCGGCATGCATGACCACCGAAGCCGATCCCGGCGCGGATGCCGAATGGACGAACGAGGTGGTTGAACGCCCCGACTTCGATCAATCGTCGGAGGCGACCCGGATGGCCGAGGCCGCCTGCCGCGAAGCGCTGGCAACGCGTCTCGCGCGTCCCGTCGGCGATACACGTGTCGAATACGTTCTGGACTCGGAAGCCGGTTTGGGCGTCTGGATGAGCGCCCGTGGCGTCGAGGGTCAGTGGACCTGCCAGTCCGACGCCGCTGGCAACGTCGCGGGGCTCGGCGAAGCGTCCGTTCCCTGAGCGGGGTCGGTCTGTGAACGTCCGGTGGTCCGTGATCGGGACGAAAGGCGCAACCCTTGATGCTTCATGCAGGCGTGGCCGTTAGCCCTCGTTGCCGATGACATCGCTTTGCAGGCTATCAGCCGATCGGGTGGAGTACGTCTTGCCTTTGAATTCTGAGCCAAGCGAAGAGGCGTCATGACATGAGAGAGGCACCACGTTTCTTGCTGAAACGACGCAGAAACCTGCCGCGTGACAATCGGATCGGGTGGGCGCTTGTCACGCTGGCGCTCTGGACGGCGATCACCTTCGGCGGTGCCGAATTGTTCGTGTCCGATGATCAATCGCTGGATGCGTTCGTCACGCGCGGTATCCTGTGGCAGATCGTCTGCGCCGGAATGATGCTCGTCGCCGTGATCGCGTGGCGCGGCTGGAATGACCTCGGCTTTCGCGCGCCGATACCTGGAACGTTGAAACTGCTATGGCTGCCGATACTGCTGGTAGCGCTGCAATTCACCTTTGCCCTGCTCCTCGGACTTCCCGACTCCGCGACGATCCTCCTGATCTTCGTGAACACCCTGTTCGTCGGCTTTTCCGAGGAAACCATGTTCCGGGGGGTGCTCTACCGGGCCCTGTGCGAACGTCTGCGCATATGGCCGGCAATCCTCGTGACGTCGTCGGTGTTCGGCGCGGTTCATGTTCTGAACGGTTTCATCACAGGCGAATTCGAGAGCGCCATATACCAGGCGATCATGGCAGGTAGCACCGGGCTCCTGCTGATGGCGATCGTGTTGCGGACCGGTTCCCTCTGGGCCGCTATCGCCTGGCATGCGGCCTGGGATGCCGCGCTTCTCCTCATTGCAGAAGGAATGCCCGATCCGGACGCGTCGAATGGAAGCGAGCTCGCGAATTCGGGCGGATGGACAACGATTCTGATTCCGTTGGCGCTCGTTCTCCCCAACCTGCTTTATGCGCTTTGGCTCCTGCGCCATGTGCACCATGTGCCTGCGCCGGCGAACGCAAAGGCAGAATGATCCGCCCCATACGACGCGGCTATGAGGCGCTCAGGCGGCATGACCGGCCGTAGGGCCAGCCTGATCGCATGGTTCCTCAGGACTGCCGCGCGTGATCTTGCGGGCCTCAGAACTGGACAGTTCCGCTGCCGATCTCGAGGCCTCCATAGGTGGCGCTTCTGGGTTCCCCGTCATCGTCGTAAAGAACCGTGGCATTGCCGCCTTCACCGTTCGTGCAGGAGAGCGGGCGAAGCTCGCTTCCCCCGGGGCGCGGATTGCGGAAGATCGCCGAGCAGAACGCGCCGTCATCGACCGTAACGCCAAGCGCGTAGCCGCCGTCGGATCGCTCCCGCATTGTGCCGGAGGATGTTCCTCCGCTGCTGTTGGCACCTGTTCCGGTCATCGTACCCTCGACGCAGCCCGCAAGAAGCAGAATGACCGAGCCGGCGATCAAGTTGGACTTCATTCGATGTTCCTTTCTATCTGCTCCAGTACCGAAAACCTGCTCTCTGGCCGCGAGGTGCCGCTTTCCGTGCGGATAACTGCGTTACCAGGCGGTAATTCTCTCCTCGACCGGCAACCACATCGGATCGCCGTCCTTTATTCCGAATGCCTCGTAGAATGCCGGAAGATGCTGAAGCGCTGCGATGGCGCGATAGGGCGATGGCGCGTGGGGGTCGGCTTCCACGAGCAGGCGATCATAGGCGTCAGTCGATTTCGACGCCCAGTTCTGCGCCCAGGACAGGAAACATCGCTGTTCGGGCGTGAAACCCTCGATCTCCACGTTCTCTTCCGGGTGCTCCTCCAGATAGTCCATCAGCGCGATATGGGCGAGCGTGATGCCCCCCAGATCGGCCATGTTCTCTCCGACTTCGAGCGGCCCGTTCGCCATGAGGCCCGGCGCGACCTCGTAGGAATTGGCTTGCTCCACCAGTTTCTCGGCTTTGCGTTCGAAATTCGCCGCGTCGGTTGGGGTCCACCAATCCCGCAGATTGCCGTCCGCGTCATATCTCCGCCCGAGAGAGTCGAAGCCATGTGTCATCTCATGGCCGAGAATGGCACCCATCCGGCAGAACCAGACAGCCGCATCCTTCTGCGGCTCGAAGAATGGCGGTTGCAGGATCGCCGCCGGCACCTCGAAGCCATTGATGCCGGGATTGTAGGCGGCATTGACCGTTGTCGGCCACGTGGAGGAATTGTTGAACGCGTCGCGCACGACCGGACCGCCGAACTTCGCCATGTAGCGTTCGTGCTCGAACTGCGCGATCGCCATGAGGTTGCCAACCGGATCGCTGCCGATCTCGAGGCCGGAATAGTCGATCCACTCGTCCGGCCTGCCCATCGTCGCGGTGAGCGTGTCGAGTTTCGCCGCAGCCTCGGCGCGAGTGTCCTCGCTCAGCCAGTCACGCGTCGGTATCCGGTCGGCGAAGGCCGCCTTGACCCGCGCGAACATGTTCTCCGCCGTGGTTCTGGCGTCTTCCGTCAGATGCCGCTCGACGTAAAGCTGTCCCAGAGGATGGGCGAGATTGGCGGCGACAAGCTCGTAGGCTGTTTCTTCGCGCGGCGGCAAGACCGCGCTGCCCAGCAGCACGGTCGACAATCCCAGGGTCGGTTCCTGAAACGCGGTCGACATCACCGGCGAGAATTTCAGGATCAATCTGAGCTTCAGATACTCCTTGATCTCTTCCAGCGACCGCGTGCGCAGGACCTCGGACAGAACCGGCACATAGCGCGGTGAATATAGCACGACATTCTCGACGCTCCGCGGATAACCCGCGGCCTCCAGCAAGGCCGACAGGTCAATTTCCGGAATCTGTTCCTGCACCTCGCCGAGCGTCATGGGATTGTAGACGATATCGGGATCGCGCCGCTCTACGGGCAAGAGGACTCCGGCATGAAGTGCCCTTTCGATCTCGACGGAATTGCGGGCGATGCGGCTCGCGTCGCCGGCAGGGAAGCCCGCCACCATAAGTGTCTCGGCCAGATACGTTCGATAAGCGTTCAGTCGGACGCCGTCATCCGGTTCGGCAAGGATGCTGTCGAAGCGCGAGTCGATTCCGAAAGGTGCCGACGCGAAGGCGAATTCATATTGGCTGTTGTCGAGCGTTCCTTCCGTGTGACCGAAGCCGAGAAACACGCCGGGTCCGCCGATCCGATCCATCCGCACCATGAACGGAACCAGGTCCGCCAAGCCGGTCATGGCGTCGATCCGGCCAAGGTCTTCCTCAATCGGCGCGATGCCGCGCGCGTCGATCCGATCCGTATCCATGTAGGCGCGGTAGAATTTCCCGACCAGTTGGGATGGGCTGCCATCCGGGGCAGTGTCGGCCTCGGCCTCGGCGACCGACAGGATCGAGCTTACCTGAGACTGCACAAGCTCTCCGGTGATCGCAAAGATTCCGTATCTGGGGAATTTCTCCGGGCGCTCGATCCGATTGAGCCATCCGCCCGCCGCGTAGCGATAGAAATCCTGTCCCGGGTCGATACTCCTGTCCATGTTCTCCACCGAGAAGCTGAGCCGGTCAGGTCCGACCGGGCTCGAACCTGCCTCTTGCGCATACGAGGCAGCGGCGAAAGCAAGGCCCATGACGGTCGCGCAGGCAACCGGAATGACACCTCTATATCTCATGGTCTGTCTCCAAACGGGGCGGTCGGTATCAGTCCGTGAACTCACGTTTCCGATCAGCTTACGGTGACAACTTCGCCAAGGCTATCATTTCGAGCGATGCACACTCATCGATTTCAGCGGCCGCCTTTCTCCGCTCGCGTTGTCTATCCAGCCAAGGCAACATCAGTATCGCTCGCGTACTTCATTTCTTATCTGGAGGAGCGATCCCGCGACCACCCCCATCCATTGAGTCACATCCCGGCGGCCTATGCGAGCTTGCGTTTCGGTCAGCATCGGGGTGACGAAAGTGAGCCTCGCGGGGCTTTTCTTTTCTGTTGTGCTTATCAGCATACGCTCCAATCGCGTGCCATCCGAACCATCAGCCTTGGGAGAACGAATATCTTTCACGAGCGAACGTGGGAAAGGGAAATCCCGATGAACCTCGATGCTCGCCTACGTCGTCAACATCGCAACGTTGGAGGGCCCGAGCGGGTCGGCCCTGTCGCTCGGACCTCGACCGCCTCGGATATCGTGCGGGCGCCCGTGAGCTCGATACCGAGGTACGCATCAATACGGTCCATCCTCGGATCCCCCAGTAGCAACCGGACAGCACCTCCTAGCCGAGCTTGATGTCGGTTTCTCATCTTACCGTTTGGAAGCGGGGGGCAGATTTGCTGCGAACATATTCCGCAATTGGCCAGCCGATACCTGCAGGGACCAAATCCAGTCGTTGAATAAAGCGCGTATAAAATTCGAGGCCGGCAGCCCGTTTGAGTAAGCTCCTGATGAACGGATCGACTCAATTCCCCGGACAGCGGGCGAACCTGAATTCATGAGGGAAGCCAGACCGAATTAGATCCAGCCACGCTTTACGATTCCTAATCACCCATCTTGCTGCCCGCATATCCTGACGTTCCGTAGCCTATGGGCGTCAAGCTCATATTATCTTCGTCTCGATAAAGCGGAGTGGAAAAGGGTACCCGCCTGATGCGAGAGGATGCCCGTCCCGACTGCGGCCGAAGGTCAGCGCGACAAGCGCACCGCGTAGCCGTTCGGCCAGACCACCGCATCGTCGGAGACCTCCGCTTCGCCG encodes:
- a CDS encoding TetR/AcrR family transcriptional regulator yields the protein MAGRPRSIDRDKVLNAAEALVIAEGASALSFDAVAKAAGITKGGVQYAFGTRDNLIRSMITRWEDAFDADVARRSGPDPSGRALILGHLAAMRDAEEADHSRAAVAVTTLLQHPDRLSETRDWYAARLAGLDLTDPDDRRLATSFLAAEGAFLLKAFGLLALSETEWKALFDDMLSANASDPADAPREDD
- a CDS encoding DUF3772 domain-containing protein, translating into MILRALLVVLFWIACATLSLAQDANPSERVDWDAVAERAAGLLDAEDASADLLDETRAQLAEQRADALEIAERGSVRAQSLAAQIEALGPPPPDGVPEPGPLAERRNELETALAEANAPVLDARAAYLRADLLIARLDARLLDQAVASLVERMPSPLLPRNWSALTDDLRQLLPADGEEVELQEELPPMAAWSAGLAFLAAALGLIFVAEPLVTNGLERLQHRSHQRMRYRLVAALTLLLRLFIPGLGLLLIFLAPAVLVVEFPNHTRLIVAAATALLGLSSAHVLGRALFAPRRAVLRPFDLDDVMARRGYGLSLLLGVFLSVDAMFEGLEQEIAFAPASQSVLSLIVVVAGAIPVFRLGTFLRHLDSPAHADAELGDDLRRLFARFVQGAAIVALLAALIGYVNLARFALEPTVTTIGLVAVLLFLRALVIGVLVNGIDRTTPDEDEAGALVPVVVSILLSLAALPLLALIWGARGSDLSEAWRVVTAGIRVGDATLSLTSIAVLVVVFFAGLIATRFTQRFLRQSVFRHSHLDRGVRSSVVTGAGYVGVTLAALIALSTAGISLSSLAVVFGALSVGIGFGLQPVVSNFVSGLILLIERPVKEGDWIEVSGHSGYVRKIAVRSTRIETFDRFDVIVPNSDLIAGVVKNMTLTSKEGRIIIPIGVAYGSDVARVREILLAASARRPEVLAIPSPTVLFTDLGDSRLEFELRCYLRDVNTLLIARSELLFDIYAELVEAGIEIPVPQRGLTLAGLDEIGEAIKGLAKPG
- a CDS encoding CPBP family intramembrane glutamic endopeptidase, which codes for MREAPRFLLKRRRNLPRDNRIGWALVTLALWTAITFGGAELFVSDDQSLDAFVTRGILWQIVCAGMMLVAVIAWRGWNDLGFRAPIPGTLKLLWLPILLVALQFTFALLLGLPDSATILLIFVNTLFVGFSEETMFRGVLYRALCERLRIWPAILVTSSVFGAVHVLNGFITGEFESAIYQAIMAGSTGLLLMAIVLRTGSLWAAIAWHAAWDAALLLIAEGMPDPDASNGSELANSGGWTTILIPLALVLPNLLYALWLLRHVHHVPAPANAKAE
- a CDS encoding M13 family metallopeptidase — protein: MSSRTDTDRPVWRQTMRYRGVIPVACATVMGLAFAAASYAQEAGSSPVGPDRLSFSVENMDRSIDPGQDFYRYAAGGWLNRIERPEKFPRYGIFAITGELVQSQVSSILSVAEAEADTAPDGSPSQLVGKFYRAYMDTDRIDARGIAPIEEDLGRIDAMTGLADLVPFMVRMDRIGGPGVFLGFGHTEGTLDNSQYEFAFASAPFGIDSRFDSILAEPDDGVRLNAYRTYLAETLMVAGFPAGDASRIARNSVEIERALHAGVLLPVERRDPDIVYNPMTLGEVQEQIPEIDLSALLEAAGYPRSVENVVLYSPRYVPVLSEVLRTRSLEEIKEYLKLRLILKFSPVMSTAFQEPTLGLSTVLLGSAVLPPREETAYELVAANLAHPLGQLYVERHLTEDARTTAENMFARVKAAFADRIPTRDWLSEDTRAEAAAKLDTLTATMGRPDEWIDYSGLEIGSDPVGNLMAIAQFEHERYMAKFGGPVVRDAFNNSSTWPTTVNAAYNPGINGFEVPAAILQPPFFEPQKDAAVWFCRMGAILGHEMTHGFDSLGRRYDADGNLRDWWTPTDAANFERKAEKLVEQANSYEVAPGLMANGPLEVGENMADLGGITLAHIALMDYLEEHPEENVEIEGFTPEQRCFLSWAQNWASKSTDAYDRLLVEADPHAPSPYRAIAALQHLPAFYEAFGIKDGDPMWLPVEERITAW